A stretch of Ipomoea triloba cultivar NCNSP0323 chromosome 13, ASM357664v1 DNA encodes these proteins:
- the LOC116002928 gene encoding uncharacterized protein LOC116002928 isoform X1 yields MAANTSGVSNPKLDVEYEDEGDDDWSSASEWDYVLREISSGSLKKDGPVIHHLCKLALIHYQNSYQPGETYEFVSLQKVLCGLVSGIEYSVTFSAKNLKSNVVETFEARGYDFIGEDELKIVSCALKE; encoded by the exons ATGGCCGCTAACACATCTGGTGTCTCCAATCCGAAACTGGATGTCGAGTATGAGGATGAAGGTGATGATGATTGGAGCTCAGCCTCTGAG TGGGATTACGTACTGCGTGAAATTTCATCCGGCAGTCTTAAAAAAGATGGTCCTGTGATCCATCATCTCTGCAAATTGGCTCTTATTCATTACCAGAATAGCTAT CAGCCAGGAGAAACTTACGAGTTTGTGAGCCTGCAGAAGGTACTGTGCGGGCTTGTTTCGGGTATAGAGTATTCCGTCACATTTTCGGCCAAAAATCTGAAGAGCAATGTGGTTGAAACATTTGAAGCTCGTGGTTATGATTTCATAGGAGAAGATGAGTTGAAAATAGTGAGTTGTGCTCTGAAAGAATAG
- the LOC116002928 gene encoding uncharacterized protein LOC116002928 isoform X2: MAANTSGVSNPKLDVEYEDEGDDDWSSASEWDYVLREISSGSLKKDGPVIHHLCKLALIHYQNSYPGETYEFVSLQKVLCGLVSGIEYSVTFSAKNLKSNVVETFEARGYDFIGEDELKIVSCALKE, encoded by the exons ATGGCCGCTAACACATCTGGTGTCTCCAATCCGAAACTGGATGTCGAGTATGAGGATGAAGGTGATGATGATTGGAGCTCAGCCTCTGAG TGGGATTACGTACTGCGTGAAATTTCATCCGGCAGTCTTAAAAAAGATGGTCCTGTGATCCATCATCTCTGCAAATTGGCTCTTATTCATTACCAGAATAGCTAT CCAGGAGAAACTTACGAGTTTGTGAGCCTGCAGAAGGTACTGTGCGGGCTTGTTTCGGGTATAGAGTATTCCGTCACATTTTCGGCCAAAAATCTGAAGAGCAATGTGGTTGAAACATTTGAAGCTCGTGGTTATGATTTCATAGGAGAAGATGAGTTGAAAATAGTGAGTTGTGCTCTGAAAGAATAG
- the LOC116001483 gene encoding cysteine protease-like yields MRFQSVRDELIRAACAESEYGTVKVEGVVAKDVINACSCIIQRMAFNGVENVENVFTHTENPKVKLLEVFDQKSLGGCLVFQSRELMGIMYALEHNKSEHIMLSAQELLDYLPKKFPEKYGREDVTASFSAPPRFIREYLTKYGICTETDYPFIGRRSTEDEIKEVELLLKYKASRVIRTKNSPTREAFILGEIQKYPLIGLLHSDNHLSILKKGEIYENGNGPNRHAVMITGYGVVNGIPCYEIKNTWGNAWGKQWFWPDQKRCNACIFVF; encoded by the exons ATGAG gTTTCAATCCGTGAGAGACGAGCTAATTAGAGCTGCATGCGCCGAGAGTGAGTACGGTACAGTTAAAGTTGAAGGAGTTGTTGCTAAAGATGTCATCAATGCATGCA GCTGCATCATTCAGAGAATGGCTTTTAATGGAGTTGAAAATGTAGAG AATGTCTTCACTCACACAGAAAATCCAAAAGTAAAATTACTAGAGGTTTTTGACCAAAAATCTTTAG GTGGTTGCTTGGTATTCCAATCCAGAGAGCTTATGGGGATAATGTATGCATTGGAACATAACAAATCTGAACACATCATGCTTTCAGCACAAGAACTTCTAGACTATTTGCCCAAAAAATTTCCAGAAAAGTACGGACGTGAAGATGTCACAGCCTCATTTTCAGCTCCACCCAGATTTATTAGGGAATATCTCACCAAGTATGGTATTTGCACAGAAACTGATTATCCTTTCATAGGCAGGCGAAGCACGGAGGATGAAATAAAAGAAGTTGAATTG ttattaaaatataaagccAGTAGAGTTATCAGAACAAAAAACTCACCAACAAGGGAAGCCTTCATACTTGGAGAAATTCAAAAATATCCTTTGATTGGACTGTTGCATTCTGATAACCATTTGTCCATTCTTAAAAAAGGG GAAATTTATGAGAATGGAAATGGGCCAAATAGACATGCTGTTATGATTACTGGCTATGGTGTGGTAAATGGAATCCCCTGCTATGAAATCAAGAATACTTGGGGTAATGCATGGGGCAAACAATGGTTTTGGCCTGATCAGAAAAGATGCAATGCATgcatttttgtcttttga